The following are from one region of the Apostichopus japonicus isolate 1M-3 chromosome 17, ASM3797524v1, whole genome shotgun sequence genome:
- the LOC139954636 gene encoding general transcription factor II-I repeat domain-containing protein 1-like — MAEYISEHATSPENQATTLNKANEAWKKVKGTPEVSKYKEQADNKNRMDAEGATIRQEHKKVMARHILTEIKKMCFQLEELDYEAMFVAIDTEQNLHSSGTTEGQKFLDKEVELLRKFGLSVIGGNADGPVKEATRATLRTSVQELFNEKYYAGTGRRAMSYKQLAMGNIVVDGLPPGITCKRPSAYGVDDLQAILRSKNSITICSSSNATITPVANCSSANQHVSVSDESQMLDLQDQDQGSSHDEAVQPSYDQEG, encoded by the exons ATGGCAGAGTATATTTCAGAACATG cAACATCACCTGAAAACCAGGCTACAACCCTTAACAAAGCCAATGAAGCATGGAAGAAAGTAAAAGGTACACCAGAAGTAAGCAAATACAAGGAGCAAGCAGATAACAAAAATAGGATGGATGCCGAAGGTGCTACAATCAGGCAGGAGCATAAGAAGGTCATGGCCAGGCACATTTTGACTGAAATcaagaaaatg TGTTTTCAACTTGAAGAATTGGACTATGAAGCAATGTTCGTTGCCATAGATACAGAGCAAAATCTCCATAGTTCAGGAACTACTGAAGGACAAAAGTTTTTAGATAAAGAGGTAGAACTCTTACGAAAATTTGGACTGAGTGTTATAG GGGGTAATGCTGATGGTCCTGTTAAAGAAGCAACCCGTGCAACACTACGTACCAGCGTGCAGGAGCTCTTTAACGAAAAATACT ATGCAGGTACGGGCAGAAGAGCAATGAGCTACAAGCAGCTTGCTATGGGGAATATTGTGGTTGATGGTCTGCCACCTGGTATTACCTGCAAACGACCGTCTGCGTATGGAGTCGATGATCTGCAAGCAATATTACGCAGCAAAAATAGTATTACCATCT GTTCTTCCAGCAATGCAACTATTACTCCAGTGGCCAATTGCTCATCAGCAAATCAACATG TGTCTGTGAGTGATGAGAGTCAAATGTTAGACCTGCAGGATCAAGATCAAGGCTCTAGTCATGATGAAGCTGTTCAGCCATCGTACGACCAAGAGGGTTAG